ATTCCAGGCTGGAATCCCGGTATCTACGGCACCATTGGCATTTTGCTCATTGCCTACATTACCCGTTTTCTTATCTTGCAAGTGCGGGGAAGCGCAACAGCCTTCAGCCAAGTGGATCGATCGATGGAAGAAGCCGCCCATGTTTTCGGGGCGAAAACGATGACTAAATGGAAAAGCATTCTTGTACCCCTCCTGCTACCGGGGCTGTTAAGCGGCGCGCTACTCGTCTTTTTGACAGCACTGACGGAGTTGACTGTATCATCCTTATTGTGGTCAAGCGGTTCGGAAACAATTGGACTCGTCATTTTCAACTTTGAACAAGCCGGCTATTCGACGTACTCTTCTGCCTTCTCCACTGTAATTGTTTTAACAATTCTGGTCGGGATGATCGGGTATTATGTCCTTCAGCAAATTTGGAAGAAAAGGGTGAATAATTCATGACCACAGAAGTTACCGGATTGAAGAAAAGATTCGGTGATGTCGAAGCACTTCACTCGATTTCTTTTTCATTGGAAAAAGGAGAATTCATTGCAATACTTGGCCCATCCGGATGCGGTAAAACTACGTTGCTCCGGTTGCTGGCCGGGTTTGAACAACCGACGGACGGTGAAATTTTTATTGAGGGAACGACGGTCGGAAGCAGAAACCGCAACATTTCGCCTGAGAAGCGCAACATCGGTATGGTTTTTCAGTCTCTCGCCCTTTGGCCGCATATGAATATTTATAAACAGGTGGAATTTCCTCTCCGGCATCACCCCTATACCCCGCGAGAGTTGAAAGCGGACAAACAGGCACGCGTGGAAGAGATGCTGCAACTCGTCGACCTTCACCATTTACGTGATCGCATGCCGAATCAGCTGTCGGGCGGACAAAAGCAACGGGTCGCCCTCGCCCGAGCGCTCGTCCATCAGCCATCGATCCTATTGATGGACGAACCTCTCAGTAGCTTGGATGCTGAACTTCGCGAAGAGATGAGAAGGGAAATCCAGATCCTGCATCGCAAAACGAAAAGTTCAATCCTGTACGTTACTCACGACCAGGAAGAAGCGCTTTCGATGGCAGATCGAATCATCATTATGAAAGACGGACAAGTGGAGCAGACCGGCACGCCGGAGGATATTTATTTACACCCGCAGACGCGGTTTGTCGCTACCTTTGTCAGCAAAGCTGCCCTAATTTCCGGGCATTGGGAAGGCGATCTTTTTCATCCCGATTCCGTACCTGAGGTTTGGGAAGGGAGTAGTGTGGCAGGAGAATTCAAAAAAGATGGGTTATACCCCGTCCGACCTGACGAATGGATCATTCAGGATACGGGGGACAATGGCTTGCCCGCAACGATATCGAACGTCCTTTATCAAGGACGGGAAATCCAGTACAGCGTTACCAGCGATACGGGGCAGACAGTGAATGTAGTGACGCCGATGAGCGAACGATACACCATCGGGGACACGGTTGCAATTCAGAAAAAAAGAAGCGGGCAAACTGATGGCAGTCGGGAAGGAATAGAACCTGATGCTTTAAGGGAAGCACAAGGCAGCTTTTAGGGGATAAGTAAAAGTTTTTGATAAAGAAAATATACAATCTATTAACATCAACTTTATACCCACTTAACATTTCTCTGTTAGACTAATATTAATTGACCCCCTCTTTTTTTGGACCCTCTTCACTGAAGGGGGTCTTTTTAATTGCTATAGACAAGTGATGATATAGATATGGACGAGAAATTCATGGGACTTTTCCCGCTGGGAACATATGTTGAAAACGATTGCGGACTACTTTGGCATGGAAGCAGTCGGACCTGAGCCGCTGACGCGAAAGTGAGGAGCATCTATCAAGGAATTCCAAGAAGAGAGCATTTTACCGACATTTGAATGAACAGAGGACAAGGGATCATCTATCTAATCTATATGAAATTGGTGATCCCTTTATATGTTTAACAGAATTACTTACAACCGACCATTATGGATCCAATAAGCGTACTCAGCTTCAGTGTTATCCTTGGAATCTTTCTTACAAACAAAATAAGATAAACTATAGCTGGCGGAAGTCTCGATTTCCATATCGAAAACAATGTTTTCACCTTACCATTCGGCTTCCCAGCATAAAAAAAGGGTAAATAGCCTCGCTGGACCCAAAAAGACCGAAGGTAGGAGAACACCAACGGTCACTTTTAAAGCGAAACGCGCTTCTAATTTTTATCAGCCAAAAACGACATTATACCAGCTGTTTAAAGGTCAGACCTTTCCTCCTTACGCCCACTTCTCGGTAATCATATCCGCTTGTGAAAGTAGAAGGTCAAAGGCATCATCTGGAATCAATTCCTCTGCTTGTTGATAGTTCAGGAGGTCTTCGAAGCCTCCCATGTGTTGAATGACTTTTTCTGCTTCTTCCTGATTTTCATAGTGATTGACAGCTGTTAAATGAACCGTTAATGCACGAGTTGCTTCGTCATTTGCGAATGCCCCATCTTCTGCCAATATCTCAACGGTTGTGATGATATCTGCTACGTCTTCCGCTGTTTCTTCATCTTCCGAAAAACTAATCTGTGTGAGCACTGGATCGTGGTCGCTCACTCTGCCATGTTCTTCGGCAAAATCAGCATTAATATTGACGATATCAGCTTCGGCATTTTCCGCTAGGTGATTACTGACGAGAATATGATCCAACACTTGTGAATTGCCTTCAAAATTATACGTATACCGTTCTTCCTCAGGAAGCTCCGTAATCATATTCGTTAAATGTTCATCAGTGAGAACATCCAGGGGTGGTGCAAACTGGAAATCATTCAAATCACCCATGACGACAACATTGGACTCATCATCCACTGACTTGATGTCTTCAACGAAGTCGTTCACTGCTTCCGCTTGTTCGATCCTTTGAGGTTCGGTCACCAATTCCGGAGGTTGGTTCTCCCCGAAAAGCGGATCATCAGCAGACTTCGCATTGAAATGGTTGTTAATCAAAATAATCTCTTCGTCATTAAATTCGAATTCAACTGCCAATGGTTTACGGGAATCCTCGAATGCTTCATTTTCAGGATCTACCCTTCCCGGGTTCAGTGATAATCCGTCTTCATCGAAATCCACGGCTGTCGTTGCGTCCCCTTCCGGTTTTTCTGTTAATGAGACACGATCGGGATTGTACAAGTAACCGACACGAATGTTACCTCCCGGTTGTCCGCCATCCTGATTGTCCTCCGGTGCAATATCAGTAAAATCATATGTCGGTCCACCCGCTGACTCGATCTCATCAATCAGCGTTTGATAGCTTTCACTCGCATCAGTTGTTCCGTCATCTGCCGAGCCATTATTGTCTTGAACCTCGACGAGTCCAATAATATCCGGGTTTTGTAAATGGTCATTAATGGATTGTGCTAATTCGGCTGTTTTTTCAGGAGCGGTTTCCGCTGAAAAATTTTCTATATTGTATGTGGCGACAGTAAGGTCCTCTTCATCCTGCGTGATCGATGTCACTTCTCGTTCCGTCCCGCCATCTTCGACTTCAGGCAGTGTGTCTGTCGGTCTGATTTTATAATTGCCAAAGTCATAATCGACGACCCCAATGACAGACCCGTCAAATTTATCGCCTACTTTTGCCGTCACATCAGGGGCATCAATGAACATTCTCTCAGGGTTAAATTGATCTTCATCAATCACAACGCCGCCCGCAGGTGACCGGGGTTTATCATCGCCGTTGTCCACGACGACAGGGATCTCATCGAAAGATGGAGGGCCAACTACTTCAGCATCATCGAGTTGAACGAGCATCCCTTCCAGGCTCTCGTAATAATCAATGCCATACGATTCTGGGTCAAACTCGCTTAACCCCTCTGAAGCGATATGCTCCGTGGGTTGCACATAAGCCTCCTTACCAATGACCACTGGGTCAGGCAATTCATTCCCGGATGACTCGATGTCAATGTTGGATGGGTCGATTTCAGTGGTTGTTAATTCACCATCGTAACCATATTCATCAATTAAACCATCGACGTATACCAAATCCCCGACCTCTACTTGTTCATTCGGTTGAAATACATAGATGCCTTCGGCCGTCCGCATGTCTCCATCAGGTTCAAGATCCTGCATGTGAAAGCCATTTTCATCAATGTTCGTTACGATTCCCTCGACTTCTGCAACATGCTCTCCCTCATAAGGTGAACGATGTTCAGCACCTTGAATATCGTGAATACGAAGACCTTCAATAGCCTCAGGGTCTTCTTCATCTTCGTGCTGCATATTCCGTGGGTTTTGCATACCCGGTCCGCCAAAGTAATCTTCGAGACTGCCGGTGACCTGAATTTTTTCACCAACGATTTCAGGGTTCGTTTGTAATCCGTAATCGCTGCGAAAATCAGCAGTGATTTGCACCGGCATTATATGATCCGGATCTGTCTCTGAACTCGAATCAGCCAATGCCAAATTATAATCATTACTAAATGGGGGTTCGAAATTATAGCTATTTGGCGCGGTTGTATGCCCGACAATATAGCCCTCGACCGTTCCCGATCCGTAGTTGTCGGCCATCGCTTCTTCAACCGTTAAAATACCATCATCTGCGCTACTGACCTTCATCGGCACGACCGTAGCCGACAGGAGGACAACCATCAACGCACCACATATCGATTTTCTCAGCATTTTTTCACCCTTTTAAATTTTGTATTTATTCATCTTCACGCGCTACATCTTGAATGCGGCCTTCCACTTCGTAATCTACCTCTTCGTGTTCAGCCATGTAGTCACGAAGCATTTCCCAATCGGTATTGCCGACGATTGTGCCGCGGCCATCTTCGTAAGCATTACCAAGAACATCATGGCCATCACCGCCGGTAGCTGTAAAGTTATTGGTAGCCACCGTATACATTTCGTCTTCATCAATTTCTTCATATTCGCCGTCAATATTTACTTCAAGCGCATCAACACGATTAACCGGATCTTCGCTGCTGTCATACGTGAGACGGGTATCTCCTGAGATTTGAAGAAAGCCACCATTTTCTTGAGGGCTATTCGAAACGCTTGCCTCGAACGTTTCGATTAATTCTTCACCGGATAACTCAAGAAGCGTGAGACGATTACCGAATGGCTGTACTTCAATGATTTCTCCTACAGTAACTTCCCCTGCCGAGATCGACGTGCGGATGCCGCCACCGTTCTGGAAGGCCATAATCGTATCTTCGTCGGTTAACCGCGCGGCCTCCAATTGAGCATCAGAAATCAAATTGCCGAGGGCTGTCTCATCGGCACGGACGCTCTCATCATCCCCGTCCCCGTGGCGAGGGTTCGGCAGTTCATTGACAACAGTGGCACCGACTTCTTCATTTTGTAATTCGTCAACGATCTCCTGATATGGTTCTAACATCTCGAGGGCTTCCGGATCCGGTTCCCGTTCTGCTGTGGCCAACAATTCACCTTCGACATCTGTGACAACGCCGTTTTCATCAAAGGTTACGTTCATACAACCTAGATTTTCTCCATATTCGCCTGCTTGTCCGATGACGGTCGGATCCATTTCTTCACCGTCTTCATTTTCTGTCACGATCGTGGGCGGATCGACTGCCGTGTGACTATGGCCACCGATAATCACATCAATCCCTTCCACTTGTTCAGCTAGCAGAAGATCATTGCCAACACTCGGATCGCTATCATAGCCAATATGTGTCAAGGCAATAATTTTGTCGACCCCTTCGTCTTCAAATTGATCCACCATGTCCTGCGCAGCTTGAGCGTAGTCGGAAAATTCCACGTCCATCGGGCTGGAAATATCTACTGTGTCTTCAGTATTTAACCCAAAGACGCCAATGTCTTCACCTTCATGCTCTAGGATGATACCATCGTGAATCATTCCTTCCTCCGCTTCCTCACTAATGCCCTCCATTGTCAATTCGTTTAACCCTTCATCTTCTGAAAAATCCATGTTAGCTCCAAAGACGGGGAATTCAGCACCTTCAATGAAATCAGCCAATTCAGGATGTCCTTCTTCGGGATCACCAAGATCAAATTCATGATTACCTGGAACAAACGCATCGTAATCCATCAAATTCATAAACTCTACGGTATCTTGTCCATAGAATTCGTTAAAATAAAGCGTTCCGGTGAATACGTCGCCAGCATCAAGAAGCAGACCATCCCCATGTTCATCCTTAGCTTCATCTAAAGTTGTGACCAATTGAGGAAACATCTCCGTGTGTGCGTGATTATCGTTCGTATGATAGATGTTCATGCTAAACGATTCATCGTATTCTGCGATCAAGTCGTCCGCAAGTGATTGAAGATTTTCATAGGCTGTTTCGGAGATGAGTTGATTTTCTAACTGATGTTCCAGTAGATCATGAAAACCGCCATCCATATGTTCGACAACTTTGTCTGTATCGCCTTGGTCTTCATAATGACCAACCGCCCTCAAATGAATATCCAAGGCATGCGCTGCGTCGCTATTTGCAAATTCCCCGTCTTCATCCAACTGCTCGACAAGCCCTTGCAGTTCAGATGCCGAAATGCTATCTAATTCTGATGTGATTTCGCCAGCGTTTTCATTTTCATGAGCTTTCATACCCGTAGCGGGAACCATGATGAGCAAAAATGCAAAAAGCGAAAACATCGGTGTTTTCTTCCAATCGAATCGTTTCATAAATCCTCCCTATAAAATGTGGTTACTTTTTCCATGCGATCATTCGGCACCCGTCATTGGCTTTTGTTTCAATATTCCAGACAATAAGAGTATTCACATCCATTGTAACAAATCGTCATTCCGTCTAAACTCCTACGATAACTTATAAGAATGCTAAAAACTTATCGCCACTTATCAATTAAGTCGTCCGTTTGAGACATGAGCGTGCTATAGGCCTCTTCGGAAATCAATCCATTGTCTTGTTGACGGTTCAGTAAATCCTTAAAGCCTTTTTCCATGTGTTGGACGACTTTATCCGCTTCTTCCTGGTCTTCATAATGACTCACCGCCGTCAAATGAAGTTCCAAGGAATGTACTGCATCCTCATTCTTCTCTATGGCTCCCTCGTTATCAAAGCGTTCAACGGAAGCTTTTATAAGAGCTGTGCTTGGGAAGTCTAAAATGGCCTCATTAAATCGATCTGGATAATCCGTGATTATTCCATCTATCCCATAATCAATGAGATGTTCCATCCGTAATTGAGCGTTGACTGTCCATGGAGTCATTTTCATGCCTTGACCATGTACACGATCTACTAGGTTTTGAGTCACCATTAAATGATTAGGATTCGTGTAATCAGCAAACGCAGAGAAATGGGAAAGTCGTTCATCTGAAATATCTTCCGGGTTGTCGACAAGTACTGCCAAAGGCACTTGCGGCATTAAATCAGCAAAGTATTCTACGGAATCATGATCGAAGGACTGTACGATCATTTCTTCATCATTCGGATCCTCCATGTTTCTTTCCTCTAATGCATTAGCTACCTTTTCTTCTATCCCCGGGTAATCAGCAGGGTCCTTAATTTCTATTAAAATCCCAATGTCTCCACCATATTCATCCAAAATTTCTTCCAATGTTGGAATCTCCTCACCGGCGAATTCAGAATCGAACCAACTACCAGCATCCAATTGCTTCAATTCATTTAATGTAAACTCATCTACGCTTCCCGACGCGTCTGTCGTTCTGTCAACCGTTGAATCATGAATCGCTACGACTTCCTCATCTTCACTCATATGGATGTCTATTTCAATAAAATCCGCGTTCATATCAAGAGCCCTGTCAAAGGCTGCCATTGTATTTTCCGGAGCATGCCCGGAAGCACCTCGATGAGCTATATTTAACAATTGATCAGATTCGTCTTCTTCATTAGCTGAAACATGATGTTGCAATTGGGGTAACATACTTATGCCAATAGCCATTATTCCAACAATAAAAAAATTTTTTAACATATGTTCCATAAATACTCCTCTTCTCTAGGATTCATATTGACCTTGACGGGACTAGCCCCGCCAAGGTCAACCATCTCTCCGAAAGACAAATGTCCTGAATGCTAAACCTAACCTCTATCCCCACTGCTCAATTAATTCATCTGCAGCAGCGTTAAGTGATTCATACGTTTCCTCCGAGATTAATTCCTCTCCGCTTATACCTTCCAATAATTCTTTAAATCCGTTCATATGTTCGATAGCCTGATCCGTTGATCCGGTCTCTTCGTAATGTCCTACTGACGTCAAGTGAGTCTGGAAATGCCTGGCCGCTTCATCATCTGCAATGGCTCCCTCTTCTAAAAGATCCTCCACTTGTGTTTGCATTTGTTCGATAGAAGGTTCATCAGGTTCCTCAGGCTCTTCAAATCCTTCTCCTTCTGTAACTTGTTTTTGACCATCAGGAAGCTTTGTCATTGTAAACTCATCGTGCAATTCACCCAGAGCTGTGTATGATTCATATTTCAGTTCGTCGCCATCAACGTGAATGTTTTGATACATCTGGGTATCTTCTGCCCCACTTCGCACATAAGCGCCATTTTCTTCCCAGTTTGCATCTGACCAATTGTACATCTTAGGACCAGCCACGGAGTTAGCGAACATCGTGCCAGTAGTATACTCTCTTTCTCCATCTTCTTCATTACTCAAATGTCCCCGGGCGTAAGTGTGGTCATGACCTTGAAGGACTAAGTCTACGCTATGCTCTTCA
The Salicibibacter kimchii DNA segment above includes these coding regions:
- a CDS encoding glycerophosphodiester phosphodiesterase — encoded protein: MEHMLKNFFIVGIMAIGISMLPQLQHHVSANEEDESDQLLNIAHRGASGHAPENTMAAFDRALDMNADFIEIDIHMSEDEEVVAIHDSTVDRTTDASGSVDEFTLNELKQLDAGSWFDSEFAGEEIPTLEEILDEYGGDIGILIEIKDPADYPGIEEKVANALEERNMEDPNDEEMIVQSFDHDSVEYFADLMPQVPLAVLVDNPEDISDERLSHFSAFADYTNPNHLMVTQNLVDRVHGQGMKMTPWTVNAQLRMEHLIDYGIDGIITDYPDRFNEAILDFPSTALIKASVERFDNEGAIEKNEDAVHSLELHLTAVSHYEDQEEADKVVQHMEKGFKDLLNRQQDNGLISEEAYSTLMSQTDDLIDKWR
- a CDS encoding ABC transporter ATP-binding protein, translating into MTTEVTGLKKRFGDVEALHSISFSLEKGEFIAILGPSGCGKTTLLRLLAGFEQPTDGEIFIEGTTVGSRNRNISPEKRNIGMVFQSLALWPHMNIYKQVEFPLRHHPYTPRELKADKQARVEEMLQLVDLHHLRDRMPNQLSGGQKQRVALARALVHQPSILLMDEPLSSLDAELREEMRREIQILHRKTKSSILYVTHDQEEALSMADRIIIMKDGQVEQTGTPEDIYLHPQTRFVATFVSKAALISGHWEGDLFHPDSVPEVWEGSSVAGEFKKDGLYPVRPDEWIIQDTGDNGLPATISNVLYQGREIQYSVTSDTGQTVNVVTPMSERYTIGDTVAIQKKRSGQTDGSREGIEPDALREAQGSF
- a CDS encoding DUF6359 domain-containing protein translates to MLRKSICGALMVVLLSATVVPMKVSSADDGILTVEEAMADNYGSGTVEGYIVGHTTAPNSYNFEPPFSNDYNLALADSSSETDPDHIMPVQITADFRSDYGLQTNPEIVGEKIQVTGSLEDYFGGPGMQNPRNMQHEDEEDPEAIEGLRIHDIQGAEHRSPYEGEHVAEVEGIVTNIDENGFHMQDLEPDGDMRTAEGIYVFQPNEQVEVGDLVYVDGLIDEYGYDGELTTTEIDPSNIDIESSGNELPDPVVIGKEAYVQPTEHIASEGLSEFDPESYGIDYYESLEGMLVQLDDAEVVGPPSFDEIPVVVDNGDDKPRSPAGGVVIDEDQFNPERMFIDAPDVTAKVGDKFDGSVIGVVDYDFGNYKIRPTDTLPEVEDGGTEREVTSITQDEEDLTVATYNIENFSAETAPEKTAELAQSINDHLQNPDIIGLVEVQDNNGSADDGTTDASESYQTLIDEIESAGGPTYDFTDIAPEDNQDGGQPGGNIRVGYLYNPDRVSLTEKPEGDATTAVDFDEDGLSLNPGRVDPENEAFEDSRKPLAVEFEFNDEEIILINNHFNAKSADDPLFGENQPPELVTEPQRIEQAEAVNDFVEDIKSVDDESNVVVMGDLNDFQFAPPLDVLTDEHLTNMITELPEEERYTYNFEGNSQVLDHILVSNHLAENAEADIVNINADFAEEHGRVSDHDPVLTQISFSEDEETAEDVADIITTVEILAEDGAFANDEATRALTVHLTAVNHYENQEEAEKVIQHMGGFEDLLNYQQAEELIPDDAFDLLLSQADMITEKWA
- a CDS encoding bifunctional metallophosphatase/5'-nucleotidase — translated: MKRFDWKKTPMFSLFAFLLIMVPATGMKAHENENAGEITSELDSISASELQGLVEQLDEDGEFANSDAAHALDIHLRAVGHYEDQGDTDKVVEHMDGGFHDLLEHQLENQLISETAYENLQSLADDLIAEYDESFSMNIYHTNDNHAHTEMFPQLVTTLDEAKDEHGDGLLLDAGDVFTGTLYFNEFYGQDTVEFMNLMDYDAFVPGNHEFDLGDPEEGHPELADFIEGAEFPVFGANMDFSEDEGLNELTMEGISEEAEEGMIHDGIILEHEGEDIGVFGLNTEDTVDISSPMDVEFSDYAQAAQDMVDQFEDEGVDKIIALTHIGYDSDPSVGNDLLLAEQVEGIDVIIGGHSHTAVDPPTIVTENEDGEEMDPTVIGQAGEYGENLGCMNVTFDENGVVTDVEGELLATAEREPDPEALEMLEPYQEIVDELQNEEVGATVVNELPNPRHGDGDDESVRADETALGNLISDAQLEAARLTDEDTIMAFQNGGGIRTSISAGEVTVGEIIEVQPFGNRLTLLELSGEELIETFEASVSNSPQENGGFLQISGDTRLTYDSSEDPVNRVDALEVNIDGEYEEIDEDEMYTVATNNFTATGGDGHDVLGNAYEDGRGTIVGNTDWEMLRDYMAEHEEVDYEVEGRIQDVAREDE